The following proteins are encoded in a genomic region of Aerococcaceae bacterium DSM 111021:
- a CDS encoding aldo/keto reductase: MPILVFGVFQIGELDECERVVGEAIEVGYRSIDTAQSYGNEEAAGNAIAKSGVSFVLCEELGIGFVAYGPLGTGFLSGKYSSQKEFGNDDYRSFMGRFKPEVMENKQAVLDLLSSIAEDKGATSAQIVLAWELAQKDFIVPIPGTTKIHRVEENLGAMKIEFTQKELAAIDSVLADLEVDTTYY, encoded by the coding sequence ATGCCAATCTTAGTTTTTGGTGTCTTTCAAATTGGGGAATTAGACGAATGTGAACGCGTAGTTGGTGAAGCGATAGAAGTCGGTTACCGTTCAATAGACACAGCTCAATCATATGGAAACGAAGAGGCAGCCGGGAATGCCATTGCTAAAAGCGGCGTATCGTTTGTTTTATGTGAAGAACTAGGTATTGGCTTTGTAGCCTATGGCCCATTAGGGACAGGCTTCTTAAGTGGAAAATACAGTTCACAAAAAGAGTTTGGTAATGATGATTATCGAAGTTTCATGGGACGCTTTAAACCTGAAGTAATGGAGAATAAACAGGCAGTATTGGATTTATTAAGTAGCATTGCTGAAGATAAAGGGGCAACATCTGCTCAAATTGTCTTGGCTTGGGAACTAGCTCAAAAAGATTTTATCGTACCGATTCCAGGGACGACGAAAATACACCGAGTTGAAGAAAACTTAGGTGCCATGAAGATTGAATTTACACAAAAAGAGTTAGCTGCGATTGATTCTGTATTAGCAGATTTAGAAGTAGACACAACTTACTATTAG
- a CDS encoding DEAD/DEAH box helicase encodes MQKPDYKEASLNISQFQEIYQSISQMIMSIENINKQAENGIINLKQPIVQEKLNAMKENQSDGNSHSEGEIFQLTDILLGNNLNNDQAKIKKMIYINKHYDEDIQIILNKKDRINSVDSTIHQLKFNALFNIKWFVMTKKQKQMIISQLDQAENFINEFQEMFEKQIPKLKSGVEKGNEQINLDYEQNESEYYLFLNKQFKVDKALITRQEFENFRIKHDNLTTIHTNIMQNYRDESSYNYQIKELIKKVKVKEVEEEFYNTTINEFSEIYDASKMRAAILKENNIISLYDLVSFEPLETIDGIGFVTGTYIREILEQYKDKIQDSVGIQFNISEKTHAQTELLRYLYPIVHNKNIFNELKEAHEYYRRQNIYVLLEQVNIRTEWDLQQTYKDEKNLVGFETILLKLQKDLKDINLKSERYKLLISNSNKVSPTILWEDFTKNAGDYYAILEREFNQNKVQKEEQMKKSALSQTIIKKIEDFKLNENNLNGTLRSWQDFGAKYSLIQKKVLIGDEMGLGKTLTTIVSMVHLAEQGKRRFFVIVPASIIVNWKREVQKFSNLSVYIIHGLNRDSLLDTWYENGGVAVTTYDTAWRLDFDDISHIDMVVADEAHYIKNPQAKRSKIVYELTDRSEYATYLSGTPLENRVSDMTNIIKPLQPTIAYQLKMPRVKERNEVYRKTIAPVYLRRTIEDVKLELPDLSQIEEWEEFGKEELDYYKEAVARGNFMMMRRAAWMGGSPNKSPKLERLIELCKEAKENNQKVLIFTFFRDVIEVITDALDGQIVEAIQGGVSHERRQEIIDEFRDSTEKNVLIAQINTAAHGLNIQFANIVIFCEPQIKPSLESQAVARAYRMGQVNNVFVYRLLTENSIDEQMMEMLGNKQALFDAYAHKAYITEEALSQDTDEEVEIEENIQTKIIDLERRRLGVQPKENTDELLVK; translated from the coding sequence ATGCAGAAGCCGGATTATAAAGAAGCAAGTCTTAATATAAGTCAGTTTCAAGAAATATACCAGTCTATTTCTCAGATGATTATGTCAATCGAGAATATTAATAAACAGGCAGAGAATGGAATAATCAACCTTAAACAGCCTATCGTTCAAGAAAAGTTAAACGCTATGAAAGAAAACCAATCAGATGGAAATAGTCATTCAGAGGGTGAAATATTCCAGTTAACAGATATATTATTGGGAAATAATTTAAATAATGACCAAGCAAAAATTAAAAAAATGATTTATATCAATAAACACTACGATGAAGATATTCAAATAATCTTGAATAAAAAAGATCGAATAAATTCTGTTGACTCGACTATACACCAATTAAAATTTAATGCATTATTCAATATAAAATGGTTTGTTATGACAAAAAAACAAAAACAAATGATTATATCTCAACTTGATCAAGCTGAAAATTTTATTAATGAATTTCAAGAAATGTTTGAAAAACAGATTCCAAAACTAAAGAGTGGAGTTGAAAAAGGAAACGAGCAAATCAACTTAGATTATGAACAAAATGAGTCAGAATACTATTTATTTTTGAACAAACAATTTAAAGTAGATAAGGCATTAATTACAAGACAAGAATTTGAAAACTTCAGGATCAAGCACGATAATTTAACAACGATACATACTAATATTATGCAGAATTATCGAGATGAATCATCTTATAACTATCAAATAAAAGAGCTCATTAAAAAGGTAAAAGTAAAAGAAGTTGAAGAAGAATTTTATAATACAACGATTAATGAATTCTCCGAAATATATGATGCATCAAAAATGCGGGCAGCAATATTAAAAGAGAATAACATCATTTCTCTATATGATTTAGTTAGCTTTGAACCATTAGAAACAATCGATGGAATTGGCTTTGTAACTGGAACTTATATAAGAGAAATACTTGAACAGTATAAAGATAAAATTCAAGATTCAGTGGGCATACAGTTTAATATATCAGAAAAGACACATGCCCAAACAGAGTTATTGAGATACTTATATCCTATTGTCCACAATAAAAATATTTTTAATGAACTTAAGGAAGCGCATGAGTACTATAGACGACAAAATATATATGTATTATTAGAGCAAGTTAATATACGGACTGAGTGGGACTTACAACAAACTTACAAAGATGAGAAAAACTTAGTCGGGTTTGAAACCATACTTTTAAAACTTCAGAAAGACTTAAAGGATATAAACTTAAAGTCAGAAAGATATAAACTCTTAATCAGTAATAGTAATAAAGTATCGCCAACTATTTTGTGGGAAGACTTTACGAAAAATGCTGGCGATTATTATGCAATTCTTGAAAGAGAATTTAATCAGAATAAAGTACAAAAAGAAGAGCAGATGAAGAAATCTGCTTTATCTCAAACTATTATAAAAAAGATTGAAGATTTTAAATTAAACGAGAATAATTTAAATGGAACATTAAGAAGTTGGCAGGACTTCGGTGCAAAATACAGTCTTATTCAGAAAAAGGTATTAATAGGAGATGAAATGGGATTAGGGAAGACTCTGACCACCATTGTAAGCATGGTACATTTAGCAGAGCAAGGTAAACGGCGTTTCTTTGTAATTGTACCTGCAAGTATTATAGTAAATTGGAAACGAGAAGTTCAAAAATTTTCAAACTTATCTGTGTATATTATTCATGGATTGAATCGTGATTCTTTATTAGATACTTGGTACGAAAATGGTGGTGTGGCTGTCACGACTTATGATACAGCTTGGCGACTTGATTTTGATGATATTTCTCATATTGATATGGTGGTAGCTGATGAAGCACATTATATAAAAAATCCACAAGCAAAGAGATCAAAAATTGTTTATGAATTGACTGATAGGAGTGAATATGCGACATATCTTTCGGGAACTCCGCTAGAAAACCGTGTCTCAGACATGACCAATATCATCAAACCGCTTCAGCCAACAATAGCATATCAATTGAAAATGCCTCGTGTAAAAGAACGAAATGAGGTATATCGTAAAACAATCGCACCAGTGTATTTAAGAAGAACCATAGAGGATGTTAAACTAGAACTTCCAGATTTAAGTCAAATTGAAGAGTGGGAAGAATTTGGGAAAGAAGAGCTAGATTATTATAAGGAAGCAGTTGCTAGAGGTAATTTTATGATGATGCGCCGAGCAGCTTGGATGGGCGGCTCACCAAATAAGAGTCCGAAATTAGAACGCTTAATAGAATTATGTAAAGAAGCCAAAGAAAATAATCAAAAAGTTTTAATATTTACTTTTTTTAGAGATGTCATTGAAGTCATTACTGATGCACTTGATGGTCAAATTGTAGAAGCAATCCAAGGTGGTGTATCACATGAACGACGTCAAGAAATTATTGATGAATTTAGAGATTCCACAGAAAAAAATGTGTTAATAGCGCAGATTAATACAGCTGCTCATGGATTAAATATACAATTTGCGAATATAGTAATATTTTGTGAACCACAAATAAAACCATCGTTAGAAAGTCAAGCAGTGGCTAGAGCATATAGAATGGGACAAGTTAATAATGTATTTGTTTATCGTTTATTAACAGAGAATAGTATTGATGAACAAATGATGGAAATGTTAGGAAATAAGCAAGCATTATTTGATGCTTATGCGCATAAAGCTTATATTACTGAGGAGGCATTATCGCAAGATACAGATGAGGAAGTAGAGATTGAGGAAAATATCCAAACGAAGATAATCGATTTAGAGAGACGTCGACTTGGTGTCCAACCAAAAGAAAATACGGATGAATTATTAGTTAAATAA
- a CDS encoding AzlD domain-containing protein, giving the protein MMNNVYLYLLLSGVVLYMMRMIPMTLAREQIKHPFIRSFLYYVPYVTLSVMTFPAILQVTQTPISGLIALLGAILMSWRGANLIQVAVTSCMLVFIVELFLI; this is encoded by the coding sequence ATGATGAATAATGTATATCTTTATCTACTACTTAGTGGAGTAGTACTTTATATGATGCGAATGATTCCGATGACATTAGCAAGAGAGCAAATTAAACATCCATTTATCCGATCATTTTTATACTATGTTCCTTATGTGACTTTATCAGTCATGACGTTTCCAGCTATACTGCAAGTCACTCAAACGCCGATATCAGGGTTGATTGCTTTACTCGGAGCTATTCTGATGTCATGGCGTGGAGCGAATTTAATTCAAGTTGCGGTGACGAGTTGTATGTTAGTGTTTATCGTAGAATTGTTTCTGATTTAA
- a CDS encoding peptide ABC transporter substrate-binding protein → MKRKIAYAVSLFMLIGLVISVFSSNQTTATESKQTLNLATANEPVVDPGLATDKNSIALIANIFDGLTRPTIQGNVEPGIAESWDVSEDLLTYTFHLRESSWSDGTPLTAEDFEYAWKRVLNPETASPGAFELYMIEGAEAYHQGEGVADDVKIIAVDDLTLEVTLNQPTPQFLEYTGRLPELYPVPRHIVAENSEWGQEVGELFLNNGPFMLSEWNHQSDYTITKNPTYWDSESVQLETIHVQIVESMTTANTMYLNGDLDYLGMPFHTISPEMIDIHKESGELKVSDMAAFYNYAMNINDPHLSNVNIRKALALAVNRQGLIENVTKAGQTPALRIVGPTATNATQDQAYIEDADFDQARKYLAKGLEELGLNQPSDLQLSMSTNVSEEHSAVAQFIQAGWIEELGIDVTIETTEFQVHLSNMSQLDYQLGRRGEGYEYSDIASFIEQYYSTSNGRNHTGWEDENYQRLVQEAQSEKDIQKRELLLLEAEAIFMDAMPIIPLYFYTNAYVVKDNVHNMEMDTIGVIQFKDVYID, encoded by the coding sequence ATGAAACGTAAAATAGCTTATGCAGTAAGTTTATTCATGTTGATTGGATTGGTTATCTCAGTTTTTTCGTCGAATCAAACAACAGCGACTGAATCGAAACAGACACTAAATTTAGCAACAGCGAATGAACCTGTTGTTGATCCCGGCTTAGCAACTGATAAAAATTCTATTGCACTAATCGCGAATATCTTTGACGGATTGACGCGTCCAACAATCCAAGGAAATGTTGAACCAGGGATTGCAGAGAGTTGGGATGTGAGTGAGGACTTATTAACTTATACGTTTCACTTAAGAGAATCATCTTGGAGTGATGGGACTCCTTTAACAGCAGAGGATTTCGAATATGCATGGAAACGAGTCTTGAACCCAGAGACGGCTTCCCCAGGAGCCTTTGAGCTTTACATGATAGAAGGTGCAGAAGCTTATCATCAAGGGGAGGGAGTAGCAGATGATGTCAAAATAATAGCAGTGGATGATTTGACATTGGAAGTAACATTAAACCAGCCGACACCACAGTTTTTAGAGTATACGGGTAGATTACCTGAGCTATATCCTGTCCCTAGGCATATTGTGGCAGAGAATTCAGAGTGGGGACAAGAGGTTGGAGAGTTATTCTTAAATAACGGACCATTTATGTTAAGTGAATGGAATCATCAAAGTGATTACACAATAACGAAGAATCCGACGTACTGGGATAGTGAATCAGTCCAATTGGAGACGATTCACGTTCAAATTGTAGAATCAATGACGACTGCGAATACAATGTACTTAAATGGGGATTTGGATTACTTAGGTATGCCATTCCATACTATTTCGCCAGAGATGATTGATATTCATAAAGAATCTGGAGAATTAAAAGTGTCAGATATGGCGGCTTTTTATAATTATGCGATGAACATTAATGACCCGCATTTATCGAATGTCAACATTCGAAAAGCGCTCGCGTTGGCTGTGAATCGTCAAGGGCTCATTGAGAATGTAACGAAAGCAGGTCAAACCCCTGCACTTCGGATTGTGGGTCCAACAGCGACGAATGCCACTCAAGACCAAGCTTATATTGAGGACGCTGATTTTGATCAGGCGCGAAAGTATTTAGCAAAAGGGTTGGAAGAATTAGGTTTGAATCAACCAAGTGACTTGCAACTATCTATGTCAACAAATGTAAGTGAGGAACATTCAGCGGTAGCCCAGTTTATTCAAGCAGGTTGGATTGAAGAATTAGGCATTGATGTAACAATTGAAACGACGGAATTTCAAGTTCACTTATCCAATATGAGTCAATTGGATTATCAATTAGGACGTCGCGGTGAAGGGTATGAATACTCAGATATCGCATCATTTATAGAACAGTATTACTCGACGAGTAATGGACGTAATCATACGGGATGGGAAGATGAGAATTACCAGCGATTAGTCCAGGAAGCACAATCTGAAAAAGATATTCAAAAACGAGAATTGTTATTATTAGAAGCTGAAGCAATATTTATGGATGCCATGCCGATTATCCCCTTGTATTTTTATACAAATGCATATGTCGTTAAAGATAATGTGCATAACATGGAGATGGACACTATTGGAGTCATTCAATTCAAAGATGTTTACATAGATTAG
- the arcA gene encoding arginine deiminase, whose translation MTDKTSMPIQVYSEIGRLKRVILHRPSIELENLIPANLATLLFDDIPFLEAAQKEHDAFAQVLKENGVEVLYLEKLAAEAIDFGNVRDEFIAEWLSESGLEPGAHYQAVRDKLDNIEGSYELILKTMAGFRKDEVDVEEGTTLLDTLEKDYPLLIDPMPSLYFTRDPFATIGQGISLNHMYSETRKRETIYGKYIFKYHPAVKDNPVPLYYFREESTYIEGGDILVLSEDVLAIGISQRTDARSIEKLARNLFEDTDYSQVLAFLIGSNRKFMHLDTVFTMVDYDKFTIHPEIENQLKVYTITSQNGEVNIKEETKPLENILEAALKVEKVTLIRCGGDDPVASAREQWNDGANTLAIAPGELIVYDRNPVTNALLEEAGIKLHKIQGSELVRGRGGPRCMSMPIYRERF comes from the coding sequence ATGACTGATAAGACAAGCATGCCAATTCAAGTGTATTCAGAAATTGGTCGATTGAAACGTGTAATACTCCATCGACCGAGTATTGAGTTAGAAAATTTAATTCCTGCAAATCTTGCAACTTTATTATTTGATGACATTCCCTTTTTAGAAGCAGCGCAAAAAGAACATGATGCATTTGCTCAAGTATTAAAAGAGAATGGTGTCGAAGTGCTTTATTTAGAAAAACTAGCTGCAGAAGCAATTGATTTTGGCAATGTAAGAGATGAGTTTATTGCTGAATGGTTGAGTGAATCGGGCTTAGAACCAGGCGCGCATTATCAAGCTGTTAGAGACAAGCTTGATAATATCGAAGGTTCTTATGAATTAATTCTTAAGACGATGGCTGGATTTAGGAAAGATGAAGTGGATGTTGAAGAAGGGACGACTTTGCTTGATACATTGGAGAAGGATTATCCTTTATTAATTGATCCGATGCCGAGTTTGTACTTTACCCGTGACCCCTTCGCGACGATTGGGCAAGGAATTTCACTGAATCATATGTATTCTGAGACCCGCAAACGCGAAACGATTTATGGAAAGTATATTTTCAAATATCATCCCGCCGTGAAAGATAATCCCGTGCCCTTATATTATTTTCGAGAAGAGTCGACTTACATAGAAGGGGGAGATATCTTAGTGTTATCCGAAGATGTCTTAGCTATTGGGATTTCACAGCGAACCGATGCTCGTTCTATTGAAAAACTCGCTCGAAATCTATTCGAAGATACAGACTATAGCCAAGTGTTAGCATTTCTAATTGGAAGTAACCGTAAGTTTATGCACTTAGATACAGTCTTTACAATGGTTGATTATGATAAATTTACGATACATCCAGAAATCGAAAACCAGTTAAAAGTCTATACGATAACAAGTCAAAATGGTGAAGTGAACATTAAAGAAGAAACCAAACCTTTAGAAAATATATTAGAAGCAGCGCTCAAGGTGGAGAAAGTAACGCTCATTCGTTGCGGAGGGGACGACCCAGTAGCTTCCGCACGCGAACAGTGGAATGATGGAGCGAATACGTTAGCGATTGCTCCAGGCGAGTTGATTGTCTATGATCGTAATCCAGTTACGAACGCTTTGCTTGAAGAGGCGGGAATTAAATTACATAAAATTCAAGGAAGCGAACTGGTTCGTGGACGAGGTGGACCACGTTGTATGTCGATGCCGATTTACCGGGAGCGGTTTTAA
- a CDS encoding M20/M25/M40 family metallo-hydrolase, whose protein sequence is MKILYKQISDYMSQQHGTMVTLLEQLVNIESGPEQPEGIDAIIEVFKREFDQLGLESRIIEMERAGNTIVSVYKPEGVESDKPIVLSGHMDTVFQPGVLSEHSFKYMDDRFARGAGISDMKGGLVIALYTLKALIHLGYKKHPVKMLFIGDEETLHRHSNTRQVMLEELKGAAMMLNFEPATEAQHLGVSRKGGAMVTLEVDGIGAHSGGGATIGRSAIVELAYKIIELESKTDIQRGKLINCGLIEGGVSTNTIPAYAKANIAIRFSNQATKDEILRDLENIVTTSHIQDTTSRYTVESFLDAMEFTLEVSQLADHFIKVGSECGYGPLVKNKSEGVSDASLGVVAGVPTLCSMGIIGSGAHTMEEEADLDSLVGKAVLAVSGIIAY, encoded by the coding sequence ATGAAAATACTATACAAACAAATATCAGATTATATGTCTCAACAACACGGTACCATGGTAACGCTACTTGAACAGCTCGTAAATATTGAAAGTGGGCCAGAACAACCAGAAGGAATTGATGCGATCATTGAGGTGTTTAAAAGGGAGTTCGATCAACTAGGACTAGAATCCCGAATTATTGAAATGGAACGCGCAGGTAATACAATTGTGAGTGTATACAAGCCAGAAGGAGTTGAAAGTGATAAGCCTATTGTATTGAGTGGTCATATGGATACGGTCTTTCAACCTGGTGTCTTAAGTGAACACAGCTTCAAGTACATGGATGACCGCTTTGCTAGAGGAGCTGGAATATCCGATATGAAAGGTGGCTTAGTTATTGCTCTTTACACATTGAAAGCACTCATTCATTTAGGCTATAAAAAGCATCCAGTTAAAATGCTCTTTATAGGAGATGAGGAAACTTTACACCGTCATTCCAATACCCGCCAAGTGATGTTAGAAGAACTGAAGGGAGCTGCGATGATGTTAAACTTTGAACCTGCAACCGAAGCCCAACACCTGGGAGTGAGTCGAAAAGGTGGGGCGATGGTTACGTTAGAAGTGGATGGGATTGGGGCGCATTCAGGAGGCGGAGCAACTATTGGGCGCAGTGCAATTGTCGAATTAGCATATAAGATTATTGAATTGGAATCCAAGACTGATATCCAGCGCGGTAAACTGATTAACTGTGGTTTGATTGAAGGGGGCGTAAGTACGAATACCATACCAGCCTATGCGAAAGCTAATATCGCTATTCGCTTTTCAAATCAAGCTACAAAAGATGAGATTCTTCGTGACCTAGAAAATATTGTTACGACATCACACATACAAGATACCACTTCCCGTTATACGGTAGAGTCATTTCTAGATGCGATGGAGTTTACACTGGAAGTAAGTCAATTAGCAGACCATTTTATTAAAGTTGGATCTGAGTGCGGTTATGGACCATTAGTTAAAAATAAAAGCGAAGGTGTAAGTGATGCTTCACTTGGTGTAGTTGCTGGAGTACCAACTTTATGTAGTATGGGCATTATTGGTTCAGGCGCGCACACAATGGAAGAAGAAGCTGATTTAGATTCATTAGTCGGTAAAGCAGTATTAGCAGTCAGCGGTATTATTGCATACTAA
- a CDS encoding CadD family cadmium resistance transporter: MIQTILSAIGVYISTSIDYLVILIVLLTQSDISHIKKHIYAGQFLGTSILFFLSFIAAYMVNILPEDWIIGLLGLIPIYLGIRYIVGEGEEDDEEEVINRFNHNQTNKFFITVALITIAAGADNLGVYVPYFASLNGMSILLTGIVFSIGIIVLCELSYKLYSLPMINETIEKYEQVIVPLIFIPLGIYILIENGTLQHIWSTLIG; this comes from the coding sequence ATGATTCAAACGATTTTATCTGCAATAGGTGTTTATATTTCAACGAGTATTGATTACTTAGTGATTTTGATTGTGCTTTTGACTCAATCAGATATATCGCATATTAAAAAACATATTTATGCTGGTCAATTTCTTGGTACGAGCATATTATTTTTCTTGAGTTTTATAGCCGCATACATGGTGAACATTTTGCCAGAAGACTGGATTATTGGCTTACTTGGTTTAATACCAATCTATCTTGGAATCCGTTATATAGTGGGTGAGGGCGAAGAAGATGATGAGGAAGAGGTTATCAATCGATTTAATCATAATCAAACCAATAAATTCTTCATCACTGTCGCATTAATCACAATCGCAGCTGGAGCAGATAATCTAGGTGTTTACGTTCCATACTTTGCTTCATTAAATGGGATGAGTATATTGCTTACTGGGATTGTTTTTTCAATTGGAATTATTGTATTATGTGAGTTGAGTTATAAACTATACTCATTACCGATGATTAATGAAACAATTGAGAAATACGAGCAAGTAATTGTACCACTTATCTTTATACCATTAGGTATTTATATACTGATTGAGAATGGCACCCTACAACATATTTGGTCTACCTTAATTGGATAA
- a CDS encoding AzlC family ABC transporter permease, with amino-acid sequence MKRNVDYFKNGLKDSIPLAIGYFSVAFTLGIAARNAGLTPLQGFLSALLLNASAGQYAVYNLFESNAVALEVVLVTIVVNARYILMSLALSQRVHPDSPLVHRFLISLGITDELFGLSIAENKFVQPYYYYGTMTSLLWWAVGNFIGVIAGNILPLSAVSALSVALYGMFIAAVIPSAKINRTIAFFVILSYLASFMADAIGLVERFSSGMVTIVLTLIIASIAAICYPIEDEVIHDE; translated from the coding sequence GTGAAACGGAACGTTGATTATTTTAAAAATGGTTTAAAGGATTCGATTCCTTTGGCTATTGGATATTTTTCGGTGGCATTTACTTTAGGTATTGCAGCGAGAAATGCAGGCTTAACGCCATTACAAGGCTTTTTAAGTGCCTTATTATTAAATGCATCAGCAGGGCAATATGCTGTATATAATTTATTTGAATCAAATGCGGTTGCGCTTGAAGTAGTATTAGTTACAATTGTTGTGAATGCGCGTTATATTTTAATGAGTTTAGCCTTGAGTCAACGTGTTCATCCTGACAGTCCATTGGTTCATCGTTTTTTAATTAGTTTAGGAATTACCGATGAATTATTCGGCTTATCAATCGCAGAAAACAAATTCGTTCAACCGTATTACTATTATGGAACAATGACTTCATTACTTTGGTGGGCGGTTGGAAATTTCATTGGTGTTATCGCAGGTAATATACTTCCATTAAGTGCTGTGAGTGCTTTAAGTGTTGCATTATATGGAATGTTTATAGCTGCAGTCATACCTTCAGCCAAAATAAATCGTACAATAGCTTTCTTCGTTATACTTTCATATTTGGCGAGTTTTATGGCTGATGCTATTGGTTTGGTGGAACGTTTTTCATCTGGAATGGTAACGATTGTGCTGACGCTGATTATCGCAAGTATTGCAGCTATCTGTTATCCGATTGAAGATGAGGTGATTCATGATGAATAA
- a CDS encoding GntP family permease — protein MEILGILGIVVAIIAIIVMAVRGLHIVIAAPLATLIVILTNRMDIFASLIGPEQSYMAGLAGFLINNFAIFLLGAILAQYMEKSNATISIANFILSKVGLKNKYAVMVALSSIAAILTYGGISLYVVMFALVPLARPIFKRMDINWELFPIPLFFGMATFTMSMLPGAPSVQNAVPTTALGTTLTSAPLLSIVATVVMILFGLLYMKFELNKSVRKNETFYSYLGEGKQVEMAEEVEVNEDNLPSVMLSLTPIISLIAIILIFSKVPHIILIALTVAIILSALLYNKYIESQNTVLSNGAAGSVMPAFSTSSSVAFGSVLTSASGFAIIQDMIMAIPGNPIIGLAVASSLLAGITGSSSGALGIVMESFAPNYLEMGISPELIHRVAVIASATLTAVPQSGVTITFNNLTGLSIRRGFKHQFIIINGGHLLALIAVLIVSAFLY, from the coding sequence ATGGAAATCTTAGGAATTTTAGGTATTGTAGTTGCAATTATAGCTATTATTGTGATGGCTGTTAGAGGTTTACATATTGTTATTGCGGCTCCACTTGCCACATTAATCGTTATTTTAACGAATCGGATGGATATTTTTGCTAGTCTAATAGGACCAGAACAATCTTATATGGCTGGGTTAGCTGGCTTCTTAATTAATAACTTTGCTATCTTCTTGTTGGGGGCGATATTAGCCCAGTATATGGAGAAGAGTAATGCAACGATCTCCATTGCTAATTTTATTTTAAGCAAAGTTGGGCTTAAAAATAAATACGCAGTAATGGTAGCGCTATCATCGATTGCTGCTATATTAACCTATGGTGGAATTAGTTTGTATGTGGTGATGTTCGCGCTTGTACCATTAGCTAGACCGATATTCAAACGAATGGATATTAACTGGGAACTATTCCCGATTCCATTATTCTTCGGTATGGCGACATTTACTATGTCAATGTTACCTGGAGCACCATCTGTTCAAAACGCCGTCCCTACGACTGCTTTAGGAACAACATTAACATCTGCTCCTCTCTTGAGTATCGTAGCAACAGTTGTCATGATTTTGTTCGGATTGCTTTACATGAAGTTTGAATTAAATAAAAGTGTTCGAAAAAATGAAACATTTTATAGTTATTTAGGTGAAGGTAAGCAAGTCGAAATGGCAGAAGAGGTTGAAGTGAATGAAGATAATTTGCCAAGTGTCATGCTTAGTTTAACACCGATCATTAGCTTAATCGCGATTATTTTAATCTTTAGTAAAGTACCACATATAATCTTGATTGCATTGACTGTAGCTATTATTCTAAGTGCTTTGTTATACAATAAATATATAGAATCTCAAAATACTGTTCTTAGTAATGGTGCTGCTGGATCGGTCATGCCAGCATTCTCTACATCAAGTTCAGTGGCATTTGGTTCAGTTTTAACAAGTGCTTCAGGATTCGCTATCATCCAAGATATGATTATGGCTATACCCGGTAATCCTATTATCGGCTTAGCTGTCGCATCATCATTACTCGCAGGTATAACGGGATCATCTTCTGGTGCGTTAGGTATTGTAATGGAAAGTTTTGCGCCTAATTACTTAGAAATGGGAATCAGTCCTGAACTTATTCACCGAGTTGCTGTTATAGCATCAGCGACATTAACGGCAGTGCCACAATCTGGTGTAACGATTACGTTCAATAACTTAACAGGTTTATCAATTAGACGTGGATTCAAACATCAATTTATTATAATAAATGGTGGGCACTTGCTCGCATTAATTGCTGTCTTAATCGTTTCAGCGTTCCTATATTAA